The Fusobacterium necrophorum subsp. necrophorum genome includes the window TCCGCGGCCTCTTTCCAAGAAACGACAAAAGTTCTTTCCAATGCGGCAATTGAAGGAAAGGTCGACTATTTGGAAGGATTGAAAGAAAATGTCATTATCGGAAAGAAAATTCCGGCAGGAACAGGATTCTCAGCCTATAAAAATGTAGCGATGAAAGTACAGGAAGAATTCGGGACAGAATTGGAAGCGGTAGAAGAATAGAAATAATGTTAGGAATAGGACAGGCTCCTATTCCTAAATCATAATATTGGAGGAAAGAGCATGAGAAGCATGACAGGATATGCAAAGCTTCTGTATGAAGATGAAAAATATGCTTTGCAGCTGGAAATGAAAAGTGTAAACAACAAAAACTTATCGTGTAAAATCAAACTTCCTTATAATTTAAATTTTTTGGAAACGAAAATTCGAAATGAAATTGCAACGAAGGTATTAAGAGGTTCTGTCGAGTTACGCATTGAGCTGGAGGAAAAAGAGGAAAGTATCGAGGAAATCAAATATGATAAAAACTTGACAAAGGCGTATTTTGAAACTCTTTCTTCTATGGAACGGGAATTGGGAGAGAACTTTTCCAATAAAATGGATTTGTTGGTTCGAAACTTTAATGTATTGAAAAAGGGAAACCGTCAAGTTTCCGAAGAAGAATACAGTCATTTCTTAGTTCCGAAAATTCAAGAATTGTTACTTCCTTTTTTACAAAGTCGAGAAGAAGAAGGACGTCGACTTCAAACCTTTTTCTTAGAAAAATTGGAAGTTTTGAAAGGCTATGTTGCAAAAATAGAGGAATACCAAGCGGTAGTTGTGGAGAGATACAAAGAAAAATTACTTAGCCGATTACAAAGTTGCCGGGAAGATTTGCACTTTGAAGAAAGCGATATTTTGAAAGAAGTGATGATTTTTACGGATAGAGCGGATATTTCAGAGGAGCTGTCACGTCTAAAAAGTCACTTACAACAGTTGGAACGGGAGCTGAACAGTGAAGAAGCAGCTTTGGGAAAGAAGATTGAGTTTTTATTACAAGAAATTTTTCGGGAATTGAATACTACAGGGGTAAAATCCAATTTATATGAAATTTCCAATTTGGTCGTTTCTGCAAAAAATGAATTAGAAAAAATCAGAGAACAAATTATGAATATTGAGTAAGGAGAGTGAGTCATGCCGAAAGGGAACTTATATATCGTTTCAGGACCTAGCGGTGCCGGGAAGTCTACGATTTGTAGAAAAGTTCGCAAAATATTGGGAATCAATCTTGCAACCTCCGCTACTACAAGGGAACCTAGAGTCGGAGAGGTTCACGGAGTGGATTATTATTTTTTAAGTCATGCCGAATTTGAGAAAAAAATT containing:
- a CDS encoding YicC/YloC family endoribonuclease — protein: MRSMTGYAKLLYEDEKYALQLEMKSVNNKNLSCKIKLPYNLNFLETKIRNEIATKVLRGSVELRIELEEKEESIEEIKYDKNLTKAYFETLSSMERELGENFSNKMDLLVRNFNVLKKGNRQVSEEEYSHFLVPKIQELLLPFLQSREEEGRRLQTFFLEKLEVLKGYVAKIEEYQAVVVERYKEKLLSRLQSCREDLHFEESDILKEVMIFTDRADISEELSRLKSHLQQLERELNSEEAALGKKIEFLLQEIFRELNTTGVKSNLYEISNLVVSAKNELEKIREQIMNIE